The following is a genomic window from candidate division KSB1 bacterium.
AAGTTCGGAATCTGGCCCGGGACTTACGAACACTGTTATGAAAATGGCTGGCTTGAAGAATTCTTCAAGGCATTGGACGCTAATGCAGACTGGATTAACCTGATTCATTTGTCCGAAGTTTTGGAACAGAGTCCACCTTTAGGACGCATTTATTTGCCGACCGCTTCATACCGGGAAATGATGGAATGGGCCATGCCTACTCAGTCGATCTATGAATTCGACAAATTCGAGAATATTTTGAAAGAACAGAATTTGCACGAGTCCTATAAGGTTTTTGTACGCGGCGGATTCTGGCGTAATTTTATGGTGAAATACCCCGAATCAAACAATATGCATAAGAAAATGATGCATGTCAGCCAGAGACTGGCCAAGTTAGAAGCAAAGCATAGCAATGATAAAAAATTCAAACTAGCTCAAGATCATCTTTGGGCCGGCCAATGTAATTGCCCTTATTGGCATGGGGTTTTCGGGGGACTTTATCTGAGTCATTTGAGATTTGCAACCTACCGTGAATTAATTCAGGCTGAAAACCTCCTCGATGAAATAGAAAGAAGCCCTGAGGAACAAAGCAGAGGCTGGCTTGATTATCAAGTTAAGGATTTTGATGCTGACGGCAACGAGGAACTGCTTGTGTCTAATTCAAAGATGAATCTATATTTTTCGCCGCAAAACGGGGGCAGTTTATTTGAGCTGGATTTTAAACCGAAGGCCATCAATTTGCTGGATACTTTAGCGCGCAGAGAAGAGAGTTATCATGAAAAATTAAAACAACTTAGTCATGAATCTATCAATGAAGGGCAAAGCCAGGGGGAAGGAGTCCCAAGTATTCACGAAATGACGGTGACAAAGGAAGAAGGGTTAGAGAATCTTTTATTTTATGATTGGTATCGGCGTAGTTCTATCCTGGACCATTTTCTGGCTCAGGAAACTTCGCTTTTAAATTTTTCCCAGTGTCAATATCAGGAAGCCGGCGACTTTGTTAACACAGCTTATGAATATTCTGTTGAAAGTAATGATAAGATCATGGTTGTCAAGCTGTGGCGTTACGGAAATGTGCGCACGGAGAGTAAATCAATCCCGGTTTATTTAGAGAAGAAAATTTCTCTTGAGCAGGCTAAACCGGAGTTGAAAATTGACTATGTAATTAAAAATCTCGCACAGTCTAAACACTCCTTCTGGTTTGGTTCTGAGTTTGACTTTGCCCTTTTAGCCGGAGATGCTCCGGATAGATATTTCGTTTTTCCCGGGCATACTCTGGAAGATGCTAAACTTAGAAGCATTGGCGAAATTGCCAGCACGAAAGAAGCACAACTCAAAGATGAGTGGCTGGGAATTTCAGTCTCTGTCAAAGTTGATGGACCGGCAACTTTTTGGCGCTTTCCCATCGAGACAGTATCACAATCCGAGTCCGGCTTTGAACGAATTTACCAGAGTTCCGTGGTATTTCCACATTGGAAATTCGAGTTAGATTCAAATGAAACATGGCAAAATAGGCTGGTTTTAAGAGTGGATGAGCTTAGCCTTTAGCCATGAGAAAAAGGTTGTGGATGTGGAGAAGTATTATAATAGCGATCGTTTGCGGCCC
Proteins encoded in this region:
- a CDS encoding DUF1926 domain-containing protein; this translates as MKKVNLAIGIHNHQPVGNFDFVFEDAYQKAYVPFLELLERHPKIRIAQHYSGILFNWLMKHKPEFMPRLKKLVDAGQIEMMTGGFYEPIMPVIPYRDKIGQIKKLTDFIKTETGYNARGMWLAERIWEPHLAKPCAEAGVKYVVLDDSHFKNAGLKDEELLGYYITEEEGHTLCLFPIAEKLRYTIPFQPPEKTIEYLRSIAEEDEERLVVFADDGEKFGIWPGTYEHCYENGWLEEFFKALDANADWINLIHLSEVLEQSPPLGRIYLPTASYREMMEWAMPTQSIYEFDKFENILKEQNLHESYKVFVRGGFWRNFMVKYPESNNMHKKMMHVSQRLAKLEAKHSNDKKFKLAQDHLWAGQCNCPYWHGVFGGLYLSHLRFATYRELIQAENLLDEIERSPEEQSRGWLDYQVKDFDADGNEELLVSNSKMNLYFSPQNGGSLFELDFKPKAINLLDTLARREESYHEKLKQLSHESINEGQSQGEGVPSIHEMTVTKEEGLENLLFYDWYRRSSILDHFLAQETSLLNFSQCQYQEAGDFVNTAYEYSVESNDKIMVVKLWRYGNVRTESKSIPVYLEKKISLEQAKPELKIDYVIKNLAQSKHSFWFGSEFDFALLAGDAPDRYFVFPGHTLEDAKLRSIGEIASTKEAQLKDEWLGISVSVKVDGPATFWRFPIETVSQSESGFERIYQSSVVFPHWKFELDSNETWQNRLVLRVDELSL